A window from Kovacikia minuta CCNUW1 encodes these proteins:
- a CDS encoding transposase translates to MPNMTVKPWRKIRDTNEFEVPKILGVDDFAFRKGQPYGTLLVDLERHRPLALLADRKAETLAQWLAQHPGVEVLSRDRSATYRRGMNEGAPNAEQVADRFHLMQNLQETLEKLLNSYSSQLKAVEEQWRQAKTSPETVVVIALPTATVDAQAQALANHQRRVEQDQEMRRLHQQQWTQRAIAEAVGVSERTVQRRLKSPEVAKTSARRATLGRSILDPYKSRILACWNDGIQETSLLMVFLQQQGYTGSERTLMRYLKQLREAQGLPPKRALWTSGLAKVSDPQLPPFTARRASFLIVKSESHRDTEEVDLLARLVAAHPDLNEAVELAQEFSQLLRQRKAEGFEPWLMKVFKSKLKTFRAFAKSLFEDCQMSTTFLRNDSYLADL, encoded by the coding sequence ATGCCAAACATGACCGTAAAACCGTGGCGAAAAATTCGTGACACTAACGAATTTGAGGTGCCCAAAATCCTGGGAGTCGATGACTTTGCCTTTCGCAAAGGCCAGCCATACGGCACCCTTCTGGTGGATCTCGAACGACATCGCCCGCTTGCGCTGCTAGCTGATCGCAAAGCAGAAACCTTAGCCCAATGGTTGGCCCAGCACCCAGGGGTGGAGGTGTTGTCACGAGACCGTTCGGCCACCTACCGCCGTGGGATGAACGAAGGCGCACCCAATGCGGAGCAGGTGGCGGATCGGTTCCATCTCATGCAGAACTTACAGGAGACTCTAGAGAAGCTGCTAAACAGCTACAGTTCTCAGTTGAAAGCGGTTGAAGAACAATGGCGACAAGCCAAAACATCCCCAGAGACAGTGGTCGTCATCGCCCTGCCAACCGCCACTGTCGATGCTCAAGCCCAAGCCTTGGCGAATCACCAACGTCGAGTTGAACAAGACCAGGAAATGAGAAGATTACACCAGCAACAATGGACGCAGAGGGCGATTGCCGAGGCGGTGGGAGTGAGTGAGCGAACGGTTCAACGCAGACTCAAGTCCCCAGAAGTAGCGAAGACTTCCGCTCGACGAGCCACTTTGGGTCGGAGCATTCTCGACCCTTACAAGTCAAGGATTCTCGCGTGCTGGAATGATGGTATTCAAGAGACCTCACTGTTAATGGTTTTCTTGCAACAACAAGGTTACACCGGCAGTGAGCGGACCCTGATGCGCTACCTCAAACAACTACGAGAAGCTCAGGGCCTGCCACCCAAGCGAGCACTTTGGACTTCGGGGTTGGCGAAAGTGAGCGACCCACAATTGCCGCCCTTCACTGCACGTCGCGCTAGTTTTCTGATTGTTAAATCCGAATCACATCGAGATACCGAAGAAGTCGATTTGTTAGCTCGATTGGTCGCAGCACATCCGGATTTGAACGAAGCGGTTGAGTTGGCTCAGGAGTTTTCACAATTGCTACGCCAACGTAAAGCAGAAGGGTTTGAACCTTGGTTGATGAAGGTGTTCAAGAGCAAACTCAAAACGTTTCGAGCATTTGCAAAGAGTCTTTTCGAGGATTGTCAAATGTCAACTACCTTTTTGAGAAATGACAGCTACTTGGCGGATTTATAG
- the istB gene encoding IS21-like element helper ATPase IstB, which translates to MTNSCPPPPQPSPYQSLSLHLKQLHLSHMLVHWETLEAQAMQESWSYAQFLLALCELEAQRRWSARLQRALSQAQLPNAKTLSNFDFSWCPKFNPAPLMQLADDSTWLTRAENLLLFGSSGVGKTHLAAGVARRMVEFGKRVKFCSAIALVQHLQHSKLQLQLQSTLKKLDRFDLLVLDDLGYVKKSEAETSVLFELIAHRYERKSLLITANQPFSQWDAIFSDSMMTVAAVDRLVHHALIVEIQADSYRKQAAVAKSVDSNKPAANPQ; encoded by the coding sequence ATGACCAACTCCTGTCCCCCACCGCCCCAACCCAGCCCTTACCAAAGCCTAAGTCTACACCTCAAGCAATTGCACCTCTCCCACATGCTGGTTCATTGGGAAACCCTCGAGGCTCAGGCGATGCAGGAGAGTTGGTCCTACGCGCAGTTCTTGCTGGCTCTTTGCGAATTGGAGGCTCAGCGTCGCTGGAGTGCTCGCCTGCAAAGAGCCTTAAGCCAAGCCCAACTGCCAAACGCAAAAACCCTTTCCAACTTTGACTTTTCCTGGTGTCCAAAATTCAATCCTGCCCCCTTAATGCAACTGGCAGACGATTCTACCTGGCTCACACGGGCGGAGAATCTGTTGCTCTTTGGCAGCAGTGGCGTGGGAAAAACGCATTTGGCTGCAGGTGTAGCTCGTCGCATGGTGGAGTTTGGTAAACGCGTCAAGTTCTGCTCCGCCATCGCCCTGGTGCAACATCTGCAGCACTCAAAACTGCAATTGCAACTGCAATCCACCCTCAAAAAGCTCGACCGCTTTGACTTGCTAGTACTCGATGACCTGGGCTATGTCAAAAAGTCAGAAGCCGAAACCTCCGTTCTATTTGAACTCATTGCCCATCGGTATGAGCGTAAGAGCTTACTGATTACGGCTAATCAACCCTTCAGTCAGTGGGATGCCATCTTTTCCGATTCCATGATGACCGTTGCAGCCGTAGACCGATTAGTTCATCATGCCCTCATTGTCGAGATTCAAGCCGATAGTTATCGTAAGCAAGCAGCGGTGGCCAAGTCAGTAGATTCCAACAAACCAGCAGCAAATCCTCAATAA
- a CDS encoding IS5 family transposase, protein MSERFYDSDLTDEEWQRIEPLLPLAKSLGKHREVSLRDILNAIFYRADNGIKWRNLPCDFPVWQTVYGYYRLWVRLGIWEQINIALVQQVRISEGRAAQPSLAIIDSQSVKLGQKGGMNTELMATSR, encoded by the coding sequence ATGAGCGAACGCTTCTACGATAGCGACCTGACGGATGAGGAATGGCAACGGATTGAACCGTTGTTGCCGCTTGCCAAGTCGCTGGGTAAACACCGAGAAGTCAGCTTACGGGACATCTTAAATGCAATTTTCTACCGTGCTGACAATGGGATTAAATGGCGCAATCTACCTTGCGACTTTCCAGTCTGGCAAACGGTCTACGGCTATTACCGCTTATGGGTCAGATTGGGCATTTGGGAACAGATTAATATTGCCCTGGTACAGCAAGTGCGAATCAGTGAAGGACGAGCGGCTCAACCCAGTTTAGCCATCATTGACAGCCAGTCCGTCAAACTGGGGCAAAAAGGGGGGATGAACACGGAGTTGATGGCAACAAGCAGATAA
- the istA gene encoding IS21 family transposase, which yields MPGKLIETYQVRVYMNARELGLTQAEAAYVAQFSERSGQRIESGDYQPNRGKVRAWRTSADPLAEVWESELEPMLRAQPKLKPMTLFEYLQTKYPGKYPQVLRTLQRRVATWKALHGSAPEVMFELRHEPGRLGFSDFTELKGIEITLNGQPFEHLIYHYRLGYSGWQYAQIIQGGESFIALSEGLQNALFACGGAPKQHRTDSLSAAYRNLGGVRNKPLTRLYDDLCHHYRMQPTRNNTSIAHENGSIESPHGHLKNRIEQALLLRGSYEFSSIAEYQALINQAVDRLNAQHTEKIEAEKAYLQPLPQGRVADYEILTARVSCHSTIDVRCVLYTVPARLIGRQLELHLYHDRIVGYLHRQQVVELPRIRTSGTGKRRARCINYRHVAEGLRRKPRAFLYCTWQQDLLPNEQWQHLWQQMKTQFDLDTAAVLMVESLYIAAADDKESQVAEY from the coding sequence ATGCCTGGAAAACTGATTGAAACTTATCAAGTCAGAGTGTACATGAATGCCCGAGAACTCGGTTTAACTCAAGCCGAAGCGGCTTATGTTGCCCAATTTTCAGAACGCAGTGGACAACGCATTGAATCTGGGGACTACCAACCAAACCGGGGAAAGGTGCGAGCGTGGCGAACGAGTGCCGACCCGTTAGCGGAGGTGTGGGAAAGTGAACTAGAGCCAATGCTGCGAGCGCAACCAAAGCTCAAACCGATGACACTGTTCGAATATCTGCAAACAAAATACCCTGGCAAGTACCCGCAGGTGCTGCGAACCCTACAGCGACGAGTGGCAACATGGAAAGCGCTGCATGGGTCAGCCCCAGAAGTGATGTTTGAGTTGCGGCATGAACCAGGGAGGCTGGGATTTTCCGACTTCACCGAGTTAAAGGGGATTGAGATCACCCTCAATGGTCAGCCGTTTGAGCATTTAATCTATCACTATCGTCTGGGATACAGTGGCTGGCAATATGCCCAAATTATCCAAGGTGGGGAGAGTTTCATTGCGCTCTCCGAAGGCTTACAAAATGCTCTGTTTGCCTGTGGAGGTGCGCCAAAGCAGCACCGTACCGATAGTTTGAGTGCCGCCTATCGAAACCTGGGGGGTGTTCGGAACAAACCCTTAACGCGGTTGTATGACGATCTGTGCCACCACTATCGGATGCAACCGACGCGAAACAACACCAGCATTGCCCATGAGAATGGGTCGATTGAGTCTCCCCATGGACACTTGAAGAATCGCATTGAGCAAGCCTTGCTGCTGCGCGGGAGTTATGAGTTCAGCAGCATTGCCGAGTATCAAGCCTTGATTAACCAGGCGGTCGATAGACTTAACGCCCAGCACACCGAGAAGATTGAGGCTGAAAAAGCCTATTTGCAACCCTTGCCCCAAGGACGGGTCGCCGATTACGAAATCCTCACCGCCCGTGTGAGTTGCCACAGCACGATTGATGTGCGCTGTGTGTTGTATACCGTGCCTGCCCGACTGATTGGACGGCAACTTGAACTCCATCTATATCATGACCGGATTGTCGGGTATTTACATCGCCAGCAGGTGGTGGAGTTGCCTCGCATTCGAACCAGTGGCACAGGCAAACGACGTGCTCGGTGTATCAACTACCGACATGTGGCTGAAGGACTCAGGCGCAAGCCCCGAGCATTCTTGTACTGCACCTGGCAACAGGACTTACTGCCCAATGAGCAATGGCAACACCTGTGGCAACAGATGAAAACGCAGTTTGACCTCGATACCGCCGCTGTCCTGATGGTTGAAAGCTTGTATATTGCGGCTGCCGATGACAAAGAATCTCAGGTTGCCGAATACTGA